The window ACGGGCAGATGGACGACGCCGAAGCCGCGACGTATGAACCGCGCGTGGTGTTCGTCGACGCGGACAACCGGATCGTCCACCGGCACACCGACCCCGGCCACGCGCCGGAGGGGTCCGGGCTGCTGTCCGGCACGGTGCCCCTGCCGCCGGAGGAGGAGACGGCGGTGTTCCCGGTCGCGGAGACGGCGGACGCCCGCCGCCTCGACGCGCTGCTGCACGCGGAAAGCTGACCCGCTTGCTGCTCACCGTCGACGTCGGCAACACGAACATCGTGCTGGGGCTCTATTCCGGCAGCGAACTGGTCGGCGACTGGCGCATGCGCACGGACGCCCGCATCACGGCGGACGAGCTGGCGTTGACGGTCCGCGGCCTGCTGGGCCCGCACGCGGACGCGGTGACGGGCATCAGCGCGCTGTCGACGGTGCCGGCGGTGCTGCGCGAGCTGCGGGTGATGCTCGCGCGGTACTACGAGCGGATCCCGAAGATCGTGGTCGAGCCGGGGGTGCGCACGGGGGTGGCGCTCCTGGTGGACAACCCGAAGGAGGTGGGCGCGGACCGGCTGGCGAACACCCTGGCCGCGCACCACCTCCACCGCGGGACGGCGTGCGTGGTGGTCGACTTCGGGACGTCCACGAACGTCGACGCGATCTCGGCGCGCGGCGAGTTCCTCGGTGGCGCGTTCGCCCCCGGGATCGAGATCTCGGTGGACGCGCTCGCGTTGCGCGCGGCGGCGTTGCGGAAGGTCGAGCTGGTCCCGCCGCGGTCGGTGATCGGGAAGAACACGGTGGAGTGCCTGCAGTCGGGGATCCTGTACGGCTTCGCCGGCCAGGTGGACGGGTTGGTGCGGCGGATCGTCCGGGAGCTGTCGCCGAGCGGCTCGGAACCGGTGGCGGTGCTGGCCACCGGCGGCCTGGCGCCGCTGGTGATCAGCGAGTCGGAGACGATCACCGACCACGTCCCGGACCTGACGCTACTCGGGCTGCGGCTGGTGTTCGAGCGGAACATCCGCCCCTGACGGCTAGGGCCTGTATCGAAGTCGGTCATAGCCATTCGTTGATCGCTGCGATCTGGACGGTGGCTTCGTAGCGAACGGCAAGCTTGTCGTAGCGGGTAGCCACCCCACGGTGGCGTTTAAGCCGGTTGATACCGCACTCCACCGCATGACGCTGCTTGTAGATTTCGGGGTCGAAGGCCGGTGGCCGACCGCCCTTCGACCCCTTGGCCTTACGATGCGCGTCCTGGTCGGTCTTGCTCGGGATGGTCGCCTTGATCCCACGACCGCGCAGGTGCGCCCGGTTGGCCTTCGAGGTGTAAGCCTTGTCCGCCAGGACCCGATCCGGACGGGTCCGCGGCCGGCCACCGCCCGGTCGGGGCACCCGGATCCCGGCCAGGACCGGAACGAACTGCGGGCTG of the Amycolatopsis sp. NBC_01488 genome contains:
- a CDS encoding type III pantothenate kinase, with product MLLTVDVGNTNIVLGLYSGSELVGDWRMRTDARITADELALTVRGLLGPHADAVTGISALSTVPAVLRELRVMLARYYERIPKIVVEPGVRTGVALLVDNPKEVGADRLANTLAAHHLHRGTACVVVDFGTSTNVDAISARGEFLGGAFAPGIEISVDALALRAAALRKVELVPPRSVIGKNTVECLQSGILYGFAGQVDGLVRRIVRELSPSGSEPVAVLATGGLAPLVISESETITDHVPDLTLLGLRLVFERNIRP